The window tggttgacatccaccaactaaagtggtcttgagtgttctgtgacgtgtcctttagtaccacaacagttgccaacacatgtaagtatgtatgtttgcaggccactgtaccggtgattagcgtcaactttgttttactaacgtgttgttttttgtctctccacagctttttgctcggtggttgacatccaccaactaaagtggtcttgagtgttctgtgacgtgtcctttagtaccacaacagttgccaacacatgtaagtatgtatgtttgcatgccactgtaccggtgattagcggcaactttgttttactaacgtgttgttttttgtctctccacagctttttgctcggtggttgacatccaccaactaaagtggtcttgagtgttctgtgacgtgtcctttagtaccacaacagttgccaacacatgtaagtatgtatgtttgcaggccactgtaccggtgattagcgtcaactttgttttactaacgtgttgttttttgtctctccacagctttttgctcggtggttgacatccaccaactaaagtggtcttgagtgttctgtgacgtgtcctttagtaccacaacagttgccaacacatgtaagtatgtatgtttgcaggccactgtaccggtgattagcgtcaactttgttttactaacgtgttgtttttCATTTTTATAGCTCTTATATCATGTCTTCTTCTGGGAGCCCCCCTTCAAGGCAACAGCGATTGGAGGTAATTATTATTAACCGATTGACTTTGTGATCTGAGATGAAATATAACAAAAATTTTACAAACTTGCATACAGGAAGAGCAGGCGGAAGATGAATCACAGGGGAGCCCAGAAGAAGGCGAACGGGGTGGCGAGATGTCTGGTGAAGGCTCGCAACATGTAAGTATATTTCATATAACTTATATCACAAACATTACAAcacaaaataaaaatgttgttggttctaatgttttaattctatttttaggTGCAAGGTGGTGCCCGTCCTAGAGTCCCTCCCAGCGATGCCCGGGGTCGTGTGCGCGGCGGTGGTCGACAGCGTGTGAGTGTGTTTTCATTTATTCTGAAAGGATGTATCACATTAATGGTTTTAATGTTCAATATGTTTCTGATTACACAGGGTTCACAGCGGCGGCCGGACGGGGAATCAGATGGGGAGGAAGCGGGATTTGATGTCGACCTCCTCATCGACCTCGTCCATGAAAGGCAGCCGTTGTGGTCCATGCAAGACCACCGCCATGCTGATGCAGTTGTCACCCGACGACTCTGGGACCAAATCGCTGGAATCATGCTAGATGGATGGGATAGATTAGACACAAGGGCCCAAAACAATGCACGTAAGTATAGATAATTCATTGAATGTACTTGTCGGCTTTACACTGTAATTCTCTGAATCTTTTGTATTATCTATTTTCAGGTAcaaggctgatcacccggtggcggtCCCTACGCGATCGTTTCAGGAGGGAGTTAAATGTGGAAATGCAGGCTCCAAGTGGTTCGGGGAAACGCAAGGGCTCCAAGTACAAGTATGCCGAAGCCCTTGCGTTCCTGCGATCGTCTATGATTTCTAGAAGGTAATTGCACCGACTTTGAGTTGATTTGTAAattatttatgcttttttttttggaGAACAGAATGCTTATTAAAATTTTAAagtaatttaaattttgttttttgtttaatcCCACAGAACATTCTGTAGCACGACGGAGCCTGCAGCAGTCCAGCCCCCTCCTGAAACGATGACAGAAGAGACCGTCACTGGTGCCCCCTCCAACAGTCCCTGTGATCcatccctcccttccacctctacctctgattcctccctcccttccacctctaccgctgatccctccctcccttccacctctacttctttcccttccacctctacttctTCTACATCTTTACCTTCCATACCATCTTTCCCAACAGCTTACTGGCAGACCTCAGTGCATGCAGCTGCTGCTCAGCagcgagtaggtgttcccttaACCAACCCCTTGGACGCTTCTGACACGCGAACAACTTTTGGTTCGGTGCGACAGCGCCCAAGGGGACTGGATAGGGGCAGCCCCGAAATCTTAGCTCTAAACGCATCCATCCATAGCTTAATGAAGGTGTTATCAGAGCAAATAATTGCTGGCTTCCAACTGATAAGCCATAGCTTACATGAGTTGTCCAGCAAGATGGATCTGATGCGTTCAGAGTTAAGACCCACACAACACTATTTCCAATCCATAGTCGGACAGCTGGAAAACCTAACCTCTGAGCAGCAACTGTATGTGATGCAGGCCTGCCAGGATGCTCTTTGCAGAGTACGTTACCTTTCTTCTCTTAATTTACCCACTACTCTACCACCTCACCCTCCAGCCTATACTGTTcctcctcagcctccagcacctacTCTACCACCAGCCcctactgtaccacctcaaacagcCCCTCTGACAACACCTCACCCAGCCTCCACTACTCAACCACCTCAGCCAGCAGCCCCTACTCACCAAACTTCTGCACAGTTTCAGCTCTCTGGACATTACCCATCATCTGTCCAGTACCATTCTGCAATGCAAAACCCTACATCAATGCCTGCATATCATCAACACTCTATACAAAGTTATGTTCCTTCTCCATCCCCACTTTCTAGCCAACAAATGTCAGCCCCAACTCCATCCCCATCCTCAATGTCCGCTCCACCAACAACACATTTCACAAACCGTCATTCTGTGTCTGTGCCCCTCTTACCACAAAATCCACCATATCCCAGCCCTCAGCCTTCTCCCATCCCTCAGCCTTCTCCCAGCCCTCATCAATATTCTGTCTCTCCAAACCTTTTCTTCCCAACAATTCTCTTACCTTTGCCACACCTTCCCATTCTGTATTACCCTCTGCCCAACCTTCCCCTTCCCTCTCCTCTTTACATACCCCATCTGTTGAAGGGGGCAGCCCTGCGAGCCTCACCAGTGTTATCTCCACCCCACGAACTTACGAGAATTTATAACATATTTTTCAGAATTGTTAACTTTCAAATAAAACATGCATAAAATTTACTCTTGTGTCTTTGATTATATAACGTCACACATTttccaaatacatttttatttaaattttagaaGTGATTTACAACATCaagtgtccaaaaaaagaatacatTACAAACACAGTTTgtcgaaaaaaatttgcaatattcctcaatcttaagccagctttacaccttacaattacgtatgcgatgtcgtatgcgatgtgacacgcccaggtcgcatatgcgattgaatgagattgcatgtaggtcgttcatttgctgtcacacgagcgttagtagtctatgttaaattgataaattttgtgtgcgatcctttagatcgtgtgttctgtgacgtatgcattgggcacctttttttttctttatttattgacttgccaagcgtgtgtaatgtgtagggatgcgtttttactatgtcatctgccattcagctctgctacatggccgctgacagcagacacagacagccatgtagcagagctgaatggccactgaccgcagacacagaaagagccgcactgatcgcgcttctcacctcagttgctgcgtggaggtgagaggagcagcggtgagtagcgcgatcatctgagctgtcactgaggttacccgcggccaccgctgcatccaccgctggatccagtgacagcgggtaacagtgacagcagctgatcgcgcggctgtgttcattagctgtgtgaagctgaccggagcggctgtgtcttctgcagctccggtcacctccatgcagcagcgctggaagcgacgctggagcatcctggattacgccggacatggagggctttttggggctgattaaagtggtgaaccagggtatatgtttgtgttttttattaaagaattttttcgggcgggcgtgtgtgtgtttatttactgtaatttacagattaatcatggatggtgtctcatagacgcctgacatgattaatctaggacttattggcagctatgggctgccaataactccttattaccccgatttgccaacgcaccagggcaaatcgggaagagccgggtacagtcccagaactgtcgcatataatgtatgcggcaattctgggcggctgttggctgatattgttaggctggggggctccccataacgtggagctccccatcctgagaataccagccttcagccgtatggctttatctggctggttttaaaattgggggggaccgcacgccgttttttttaattatttaattatttatttcactacacagtatagacacgcccaccggctgctgtgattgggttcagtgtgacacctgtcactcagcgtgggggcgtgtctcactgtaaccaatcctaggcgccgttgggcggggaaagcagggaatacgagattgtttaatgggcggccggctttttcaaaacagtaaaagccgccggagtttttataacagcagtgcagcgccgcgccggagatcggggaatggtaagtatgagagagggggtaagagggatagactgacatggacagagagtgagggacagagatagtgacggactgacagagattagtgaatgacagacattgtgaggcgcaaaagaatgcagcttttcagctgcgctctgaagcagagcttttttaagctgcggtgcagagcgcacacctgcacacatagcatcagacaccaaaatcgtatgagggatgtcacacgttacaattcactaggttcatacaacaaaacgtccaatgtatgaggaataaatgacgtgtatgcgatcaccgtattttcggtcaatattgatcgcatgtaggtttcacacgcaaacacgtcacgaacgatgccggatgtgcgtcactaacaacttgaccccgacgacggattgaaagatttattgaagcgtgtaaagcaggcattacagtaGCTTCGCACATATTATGTAAACATAAAATTACAGTAGTATAATAAGATGGTTGAAATAATATACATTAAAATGAACAAATATCACACCATTTGATCCTGCCAGTCCAGTCTGCCAACTGGAGAAACAAAGTAAGCGGCGAACTGTTCACGGACTTGCAGAACATCTTGACTGCTTCGAAAGGTGATGTTTCGGTACTCTGGCAATGGATTCGAAACTTGTTCCTCAGTAGCAAGGTCACCATTTGATAAAAGATAATTATGTAAAACCACACACGCTTTCACTACATGGTCAACATTATCAACTTTCAAATTTATTGCACTTGTCAAAACTCGCCATTTAGCAGTTAGTATGCCAAAGGCGCATTCAACCATGCGGCGAGCTCGACTTAACCGATAATTGAATATTTTCCTGGTGTGTGTTAGAGCACGGCTAGAAAACGGTTTCATCAAATGTTTGTCTAGTTGGAATGCTTCATCTCCCACACAAACGAAAGGCATCGGTGGTCCATCAGTGTTTGGAAGCGGTGTTGCTGCAGGGAAGGAGAAACTGTTTCCGTACAAATTTCGTCCCATTGCTGATAGTTTGAAAACTTGAGAGTCGTTACTTTTGCCATATGCTCCTATATCAACAGCTATAAACTTATACTCTGCGTCAGCTATCGCCATCAACACAATTGAAAAGTACTTTTTGTAATTAAAGTATTCAGAGCCAGAGCGAGCAGGCTTGATGATCCTAATATGCTTTCCGTCTACAGCCCCAATACAGTTTGGGAACTGACATATTTCCTGATATTTTGATGCAATTGCCAACCAATCTTGTTCAGTGGGATGTGGGATATATTCCGAATGGAGACTATCCCACAATGCTTGGCATGTTGTTATCACAATTCCAGCAATTGTTGATTTTCCAATACGGAATTGGAAGTGCAGAGAGGCAAAAGACTCCCCTGTTGCcaaaaagctgtaaaaaaaaaaaaaaaaggaaaataatcaaCAATCAGCAACAAGACAGGCAATAAATTACATTACAGTATGTGTAGAACAGAAGGTACAATACAATTGGCTTACCGGAGTGTTATCATTAGACGCTCGGCTGGAGGGATTGCCATGCGACAAAATGTATCCATGCGTCGTATGAATGGGTCCACCTTCTCAACCAAAACGTCAAACATTTGGCCAGACATCCGTACGTAACTGTGGAATTTTTCTGGGTGGCTTCTCATTTCCAAACACAGGGTATTAAAAACCCCAAGGGACATCCTCACTGAGTTGATTGGGTGGATCCAAAAACGCCGACGCAAACGACGGCGTTCATGCTGCTCCTCTGCAACCCTATATGCCAACATGTTGGCTTGATGAGAGTATTCCATGAAAGCCAACTGAATTTTAGAAGTAACTGCATCCATGTTGATTCTTCTTCTCCAACCTGTAGATGGGCTGTGCAAACACATTCTTATATACATCTCCAAAAGTTCagccactcccattgggctgtccaaaagaagaggaaaaaaaaaacaaaaaaaaaattaaaaaaaaaaaaaaaaaaaaaaaaaaacggatcgcgaCGGATCCGTTGGAAACGGACGCTAACGGATgcataacggatgtaacggacgcaactgatccgttttttcacaggattcctgtgaacggaatcctgtgaaaaacccatcagttgcatcagttgacatctaaaaaaaaacggatccgttgctgacggacctgacggattgaaaacacaggatgtgtgaacttagccttagggccACATCACGCTCAGCAGATAGTGAATATAAAGTAATGGGATGAGGACGGACTCCCCATGAATAAATTTATAGTAAATTCTTCCATAAGTTTCCTTCGCTCACACTGAACGCTTTCAGCACTCGCGTGGGAAAAAGCATCAGCGCCCTCGGCTGCCATAGTAACACAAAGCGCTATAGAGAGTCAGAGGTCGCTTCCCTGACGACCATGTTACCAGAGGAAAAACACATGTTGCCGGCGTGTCAAGTCCTTCTCTCACAGCTGGATCAGTCTGTACATTCTCAGAcacggggttaaaaaaaaaaaaaaatacaacgtgAAGATGGAGCAGAACGACAGTGATGGACAGCGGGACCTGAAGAATGGAAATAAAGCTGCTGTGCATATCTGTCATGGCCGCATTAGGTTGTCAATAAACACACATGGGCACAACCACGACTGAGAGGGAACCAGTTTTCCCAACATTGTGTCTGATCTGGGTTGTCAAGAGCCCAGATATTCAAGGATAGTCCGTAAAAAATTGGAATTTTTATTGCTGTTTCCATAATAAATTAAGCTtctgatttgtttgtttttttaaattttttttgtacactaggttgtttttttttactgtacttaTGATTTTACAGATTACAGTGAATGCAGGTGTCTTAAGTGCTATAGACTTATATGACTTATAGTCGTAATAATTTGTTATGGTTTTTTTTATagagtccagaaaaaaaaaaagttttgttttttgatAAACCGCagagaaaaagaataaaaaaaaataaaaatcaagctGGCAGTCCTGTGTCTGATCTGTAGTCAGCATGTTATAGGGCATGAGACGCTCAATACACATATATACCTAGTTATAAAGGACAGATTTAGTATAAGGCCCcttgtgcacactgcatttttgggtgcagtttgtagcacagaactgcatgcatttccatccccagcaaagtctatgagatttcagatttgctgtgcgcacgttgcttttttttttttggggctgcagttttgtggtgaccacaaaactgcagcatgtcaattatttatgcattttttaccaattggtaataaaaaaaaacaaaaaaaaaaacaacaacatcaaAAACGCACAGTTGAAAAACGCACGGACGGAAGACGCATTGAAAAATGCACAATcagaaaaagcaccaaaaatgcacgGTTGGAAAACGCATGGACAACTAATGCTTTTTATTGGGCCACAGGTTAAGTTTTTGTGGCCGTAGGTTGCAGCTTTGTGGCAAACACCAAACTGCAGTATGCGGACATACCCCAAGTTGTAATGTCTTCATTTAACCCTTTCCCAACTGCCCAAGGTCTTTTGTAGCTGGGCGGTGGAAGTTCGGAGTCTCCTctgtaaagggaacctctcaggtgaTTCATGATGACCGACCCATAGAATAAACACTATTTTTAACATGAAAAGTTCCCTTTGAGACTACAGAACTCAATCAGCCTGTGTTAGGAGTTTAAGTTTCTGATCAGTAGGGGGTCCGGACTGGACGAGGTGGTGGTGCCATGATGTGGATCATGTTTTAGGAAACACATGAATGGAATTACTGTACCTCTATTAGAATTAAACTATATATGGATATATACTTACCCGACTAGGCTCTGTGCGCTGTCACCTCAAGGAATCTGCCGGTAAGGCACGTATCAAGGTTTGGGGTTTTCGGTTGTAGTTTCAGGCCCATTCATGAACGCAGTCTCCAAATCTTACATTAAACATTAGATGAAGTTTTAACATATCTGTCTTCAAAATCATCAGGACCATTGTTCTCCTTAAGAAAAAAGAAAACCGCTGCTACAATCTTCCATCAGCTGGTAAAGTGGCGGGTGAATAATAAGTATGGCGTGATCTGGTCTGTGACTCCGTAACACAATGGGTACGACACCTCCTTATCTCCAAATAACTACATGGTGAAGCAGCGTAGTAATAATCCATGACATATGTCAGGCTGCTATCGTGGTCTATATTTGAGAAGGAAGCAGTCATGTGAGCATAGCTGGCATAGTCTGGTATAGATAGTCTAGCTGGATATCCGTGCCATCCACCTCACAATAAAAATCATTTTTGGCGATTCTAAACGAAGAGCAACATTTACTGATGGGTCATTTTTGTTAGACTAATTTTGTGTAATTGCACAAAAAGAGAAAACGGATGTGATGTATCAACTTGAAAATAACAGAAAATAATGTGAAACAGTCATGTGataatgtttatttttttgcaaaGTTGGAAAGAAATTACTTTGGTCAATAAAACAAACAAAAGGAATGAAAGATCTTCAAGTATATGGCTCAGAAGCCAAGAAGACACATGTAACTGACTAATAGGGTGCACACAAAGGAGAAATGTTTACCATACaaaagatgggcaatgagccccataggggtgaatgagcccatgactatcgggagggtatagggtaggaaggggttaatgttgagggaatagggctgtgtaagggactAAGGGATTGGTGGTCtagtgagcggcgaggattgggccagaggtcataaggggtggggaaaaaagggggggtttataaggggcagttatttgcagtacctcctcttttgctGTTGGTGCCATTCGTGTTTGGTCAGCATCGCCGGTTCCAGAATGGCTGACCTAGCTGCGCTTTTGgagtgggtccgtggagcctctgaagtcctgggagtggatgtggtgcgggagcagctgcgtgCGGCCAGTGGGGACGGAGCGATGGTGCCTTCAGCTGTGGCTGCAGCACCTGGACCTTTGCTGcgtgctcggcggtcgcggccgccggagcgttactcccccagcgggaggggagaaagatctaggagccccttgcgggaccctccggggcaggggagccctcaccagcctgcaggagcttcgccggcctccgggaggaatcctcatcggcgatcccgtgggccggaagtgggcggagcttgtttgcggcctacttccggtccgcgggcggcaaggccccggaccagattaacggcagcccccggtgatgtgccggccgggggcaAAGCTCTGCAGACCAATATGGCGTCGGGGActacctgcagacggcaggggaggcgcGCAGAtagtgcagcccaggagctgcagatcgCCAGCCAAAGGGCTGTGGAGGAGGGGTCCAGCAACCGGCAGGGCCACAGCAGGCGGTCAGTGGTGACGGTCTCCCCCAGCGTggatcgtgctggggggaggaCTCAGCGTATATCGGAGGccggacggccttcctgcagtcggcagggagggagaccagtGGTGATGGCAAGTGGAGCCGCAGTGCAGGAGTCGGCCTCGGGATCGTCGTGGGgggacggcggcaggacgccgcgtcgggcgacacgaaaaaggtccagcaggaggcgattggaggagcagggtgcggtgaccgtgggggtcgacggccgccaattgcaggctgtccccttgctggtcccccctgaggtcctcagcggcGATTCGGACTCTGGTGACGAGGATGGAAGCGACAACGCGGCAAGACGGATGGAGCGTCAGGAGAATCAtgatacggctgttccggatccgattcagaggcagcccggtgagcgaacgacgagtatgcttaatgttgcgggtagtgtggggggggtgtcttctgtgtcggcgagtgcgcagggctctggggttcgggagccgtcggcgttaccgggggcagagttttgggggcagttattgggggtgctgcaggggctgtcggctgagcgagcaggtacgagtgggtctggttctccggcgggggcttgggtgggtccctcgggtgGCGTGCCGCCGGGGGTGGCGGCGCAGAGTGTTGCTACGCAGGGAGCTGCAGTGACGACAGAAGCAGGGCAGGTGGCAGGAGTAGCGGCCGGGTCGGACGCGGTAAAGGacggggaaaaagagaaggagaaagaggatgaggtggtgcggctagatgatagggcgcggagcgaggtatacgtttgcttcgagagtccgctgggggtgcatttaaaaaaggaggtgagggagaagatatggaagggggagtatgtggaaattttttccctgcttccccttgagaaatttaacttggataaggtgaagccaagcgattcaaaaaaggagaaggaggatgaggaaaaggaggaggtataggcttattcccaggacatttaccaactggttacaggcctttgcaatcctagccagtgtcattggggaaaaggagccggagcattgttccgcacttttcgggtatatggattcgattggggaggcgtatagagtgtacggcggtttagggtggttgaggtacgacgaacagtttcggcagcgcaaggctctgcgggccggaataaaatgggaccacaaggacatctccttgtggatgaggttaatgacagccccggcccagccctttcggggggctgcCGGGGGTTCGGGTTCAAGCAACGGGTCCCCGGCGGGTCAGAGGAAAGGAGcctgctggcaattcaatgagggacagtgtaaattcggggcctcgtgccgtttcaagcacgagtgttccggatgtggaggttcccatcctttgtccaggtgctttaagaaagggaagggtaagcccggggagggggctggaaaaagggaggacgccggtgagggtagaggcgatgcttccctatttaagtaggtatccggatgtacgggcggccgagttattgaggaagggttttactgagggttttcggattccgtttgaatctggggctccagtgtttcgcccgggtaacttgaggtccgcaagggaacacccagaggttgtgaaagagaagctggacaaggaggttgaattagggaggatggcgggccctttTCAGG is drawn from Anomaloglossus baeobatrachus isolate aAnoBae1 chromosome 3, aAnoBae1.hap1, whole genome shotgun sequence and contains these coding sequences:
- the LOC142297324 gene encoding uncharacterized protein LOC142297324; this translates as MSSSGSPPSRQQRLEEEQAEDESQGSPEEGERGGEMSGEGSQHVQGGARPRVPPSDARGRVRGGGRQRGSQRRPDGESDGEEAGFDVDLLIDLVHERQPLWSMQDHRHADAVVTRRLWDQIAGIMLDGWDRLDTRAQNNARTRLITRWRSLRDRFRRELNVEMQAPSGSGKRKGSKYKYAEALAFLRSSMISRRTFCSTTEPAAVQPPPETMTEETVTGAPSNSPCDPSLPSTSTSDSSLPSTSTADPSLPSTSTSFPSTSTSSTSLPSIPSFPTAYWQTSVHAAAAQQRVGVPLTNPLDASDTRTTFGSVRQRPRGLDRGSPEILALNASIHSLMKVLSEQIIAGFQLISHSLHELSSKMDLMRSELRPTQHYFQSIVGQLENLTSEQQLYVMQACQDALCRVRYLSSLNLPTTLPPHPPAYTVPPQPPAPTLPPAPTVPPQTAPLTTPHPASTTQPPQPAAPTHQTSAQFQLSGHYPSSVQYHSAMQNPTSMPAYHQHSIQSYVPSPSPLSSQQMSAPTPSPSSMSAPPTTHFTNRHSVSVPLLPQNPPYPSPQPSPIPQPSPSPHQYSVSPNLFFPTILLPLPHLPILYYPLPNLPLPSPLYIPHLLKGAALRASPVLSPPHELTRIYNIFFRIVNFQIKHA